In Deltaproteobacteria bacterium, the sequence CGAGCCTGCGCAGCAAGCGCCGCAACCAGGTCCGTCGCGAGCGGCGCGAGCTCGCCGCCGCGGGTGTCGAGATCGTCACCTACGTCGGCGACGACATCCCCGACGGGCTCTTCCCGCGCATGTTCGGGCTCTACCGCCGCACGATCGCGCAGCTCCCCTGGGGGCAGCAGTACCTGGACGAGCGCTTCTTCACGCTGGCGCGCGAGCGCGTGCGCGCGCGCCTCGTGTTCGTCGTCGCGCGGCAGGACGGCCGTGTGATCGCCGGCACCTTCAACGTCGCCAAGGGCGACACGCTCTACGGCCGCTACTGGGGCGCCGAGCGCACGGTCCGCCATCTCCACTTCAACGTCTGCTACTACGCGGGGATCGAGCACTGCATCGCGCGCGGGCTCAGGCGGTTCGAGCCGGGCGCGGGCGGCGAGTTCAAGCTCTGGCGCGGCTTCGACGCGACCGCGACCGCGAGCATGCACTGGCTCCGCGACCCGCGCCTCGCGGACGCCGTCGGCCGCTTTCTCGCCCAGGAGCGGCGCGCCGTCGCGCGCGAGATCGGGTGGCTCGGCGAGCGCAGCGCGCTCCGGCGCGACCGCCGGGGTCCCGCGGGCGACAGCTGAGCGGCGGCGGGCGGGCTGGTCCCGCTCCTGCAACCACGGCAAAACCGCAGCCCGGGAAAACTTGACGGCGGCGTGGCGAACCGTCTAGGCACGGCCATGCTCCGCGCGCTCCTGCTGGTCGCCGTCCTCGCCCCGGCTGCGCTCGCGGGCGAGACGGTGCGCACCGAGGCGGTGGGGCTGCGCTTTGCCGTGCCCACGGCGTGGACGCGAGTGCCGGCGCCCTCCGACGTGCGCGCCGCCCAGTGGCGGCTTCCCCGGGCCACGGGCGACGCCGAGGACGGGGAGGTGATCCTCTTCTTCTTCGGCGCCGGAAAGGGGGGCAGCGCGGCGGAGAACCTCGAGCGCTGGTACGCACAGCTCACGCCGGCCGACGGCCGCCCGGCGCGCGACGCGGCGGTGGTCACCATACGCACGGTGCACGCTCTCCGCGTCACCTCGGTCGACCTCGCGGGCGCCTACCGGGCCGCCCCGTCTGGCGCCCCGAAGCCCGGCTTCCACCTCCTCGCGGCCGCGATCGAAGGCCCCGGCGGGCCGTGGTTCCTGAAGGTCGTCGGCCCCGAGGCGACCGTCGCGCGCGCCAGGGACGGCTTCGAGGCGCTGCTCACCTCGCTCGAGGCGCACCGCTGAGAGTTTGTGAACGAATCCCCGGACCGAGCCGGGTGGCCGAGGCGCCCGCCGCGCAAGGCGCGACGACGAGTCATAGCCGAAGGCTATGGCGAGGAGGAGCAACGCCGCGCGGCGGGATGCAGCGGCCGCCCGGCGACGGGAGGGGATTCGTTT encodes:
- a CDS encoding GNAT family N-acetyltransferase, coding for MRDVPRAAWDALGGGGSPFLEWDWLALLEDSGAATAATGWLPRPLTLWEGERLVGACPLYVKGHSLGEFVFDQNWAAAAARARIPYYPKLLVAVPFTPVTGARFLAAPGVDRGEVIATLAAALERTCGEHELSSAHVTFCLPDEVAALEGRGWLPRTGWQYHWTNPGFASFDDYLASLRSKRRNQVRRERRELAAAGVEIVTYVGDDIPDGLFPRMFGLYRRTIAQLPWGQQYLDERFFTLARERVRARLVFVVARQDGRVIAGTFNVAKGDTLYGRYWGAERTVRHLHFNVCYYAGIEHCIARGLRRFEPGAGGEFKLWRGFDATATASMHWLRDPRLADAVGRFLAQERRAVAREIGWLGERSALRRDRRGPAGDS